ATATTCTTAACGAAACCATTTAGTTTCGCTATTTTATCACAATCAATAAAAACCCTTATCTATAATAGAGAAAAACTACGCTATTATTTTATTAATAATGTTCATAATATAGATGCTACTAACAATTTTGGATCTCTGGAGCAAGAGTTTATTTCGAATGTGAATAAAATAATTAATGATAATCTTGATAACTCTAAATTTTCTGTTGAAAATTTAGCCAGTCAGCTTAATATCTCCAGAATTCAACTTTATAGAAAAATGAAGGCTATTATGGATGTAAACGTTAGTGATTATATTCAAAATACCCGCCTTGATAGAGCTAAAATTTTGTTGCAGGATTCGCAATTAACAATTTCTGAAATAGCTTATGCTACGGGCTTTTCATCACCAAATTACTTTTCTACCAGTTTTAAAGGGAAATTTAATAAATCGCCCAAAGCGTTTCGAGAGGAGTGAATTTACATCTAAAAGTATCTTTTTCAATTAACATTTCTTAAATTTTAGCTATCTTTTTTGCTTAATAAGTTCGGTTCATGCCTAATTTTTGCTTAGTTGAGCAATTTAATAACCTTCTTTTTGTCAATTCAATAAATAGAGCGCTTCTTCTGTGTAACAATTTTGAACAAACCATGTTACAATTTTGAAACAGCTCTATTTTTATTAAACGAATTATTTTTTTAAAAGACTGATAAATAGATGATTGCATATTAATTAACATACGCTTAACAATTTTGTAGTCATTTGATACAAATCGAAAATACCGCAGCGGATGTTTAAGGTAACTTGGCAAGACTAAACTAAATACACCACCACGCAATGAACAGAAAGATATTGATCTGGTCCATTACTGCAGCACTTGCAGGTTTCCTATTTGGCTTTGACACCGTAGTTATCTCGGGTGCTGAAAAAAAACTACAACTATTATGGGGCTCATCCGATATGTTCCATGGCGTTGTCGTCATAGGCATGGCGCTTTGGGGCACTGTTGTTGGTGCCTTTTTCGGAGGGATTCCCACCAATAGGATCGGACGGAAAAACACCCTGATATGGATAGGTGTACTATATACCATATCCGCAGTAGGATCTGCTTTTGCCAATGACCCTTGGACGTTTGCGTTTTTTAGGTTTATAGGGGGACTGGGAGTTGGTGCATCAACAATCGCGGCTCCTGCATATATTTCAGAAATCGCTCCCGCAAAAGACAGAGGTAAGCTAGTTGGCCTTTACCAGTTCAACATCGTATTTGGAATCCTTATAGCCTTTTTATCAAACTACCTGTTAAATGACATCGGAGAGAATGCATGGCGCTGGATGGTGGGCGTGGAGGCCTTTCCTGCCGCTGCCTACACCGTATTCGCATTGACCATTCCAAAAAGCCCGAGATGGCTGCTCACCAAATTTAGAAACAGTGAGGCCAAAGGGGTGCTCCAAATTATAAACCCAAATGAAGATCCTGAAAAGCTCATGCTGGAGATCAAGGATGAGATGGACAACATGGTGCCCAACGAAAACATATTCCTGAAGAAGTATAGATTCCCACTGATCTTGGCATTCCTAATGGCATTTTTCAATCAATTGTCGGGAATCAACGCGCTGCTTTATTACGCGCCCAGGATTTTAACGGAAGCGGGCCTGGCGGAAAGCTCAGCACTATTGAGCAGTATAGGCGTTGGGGTGACCAACATGCTCTTTACGCTTTTGGGCATTTTCCTGATCGACAGGTTGGGAAGAAAACAACTGATGTACATCTGTTCCTTTGGTTACATCATATCCCTATCATTGGTTTCGGCAGCGTTCTTTTTCAATTGGGAAGGAAGCTTTATGCCCATATTCCTGTTCATGTTCATAGCCGCACATGCCATTGGGCAGGGCACCGTTATATGGGTATTCATTTCGGAGATCTTCCCAAACCACTTACGGGGCTATGGGCAATCATTCGGTAGCTCGGTGCACTGGGTCCTGGCGGCCGTCGTCCCTTCTTTGGTCCCTGTCCTGTTCTCAACTATTGGGGCAGGTATGGTATTTCTGTTCTTTACCATAATGATGGCGTTCCAATTGCTGTTCGTGATTTTTATGATGCCGGAAACCAAGGGCATATCCCTAGAAGAATTAAGCAAAAAACTAGTTAAATAAGATAAATAAATGAAACATCTGTGGTTAAAATTTCGTCACACAGCGGAATAATTATTATGGATGTTACATGTGACCATTGAAAAACAATAAATATAAACACATGAAAACCTTAAGAAAAACCAATCCCATTCTAATGCTTATGGTTTTGTTCTTACTTACCGGATGTAAGGATAAAGTCCAAAACAATCAAAATACAGACAGCACTGTAAACGTATCTTATTCTTATACGGAAGAAGAACTGTACCGTCCAAACTTTCATTTTACCCCTAAGAAGGCATGGATGAACGATCCTAACGGTATGTTTTACTACAATGGGTACTACCACTTATATTTTCAGTACCATCCAGAAAGTAATGTTTGGGGACCCATGCATTGGGGGCATGCTATAAGCACGGACATGATTACTTGGAAGGAGCAGCCCATAGCCATTTACCCAGATGAATTAGGTACTATATTTTCTGGAAGCGCAGTCGTTGATATTACTAATAGTTCTGGTTTTGGTGAAGTTAGTAATGCGGTGCCTATTGTAGCCATATATACCAATTCAAAAAAATTGGAAGGTGGCGATAACTGGAAGCAAACACAAAGTATTGCTTATAGCAATGACGAAGGGAAAACCTTTACTAAATACGAGAACAATCCAGTTATAGATAATGATAAACTAAAAGATTTTAGAGACCCAAAAGTAACATGGGATGAAAAAAGAAATAAGTGGGTCATGGTACTTGCTGCAGGCGATAGAATCATGTTCTATGATTCCAAAGACTTGAAAAAATGGAATCTACTTTCAGATTTCGGGCAAGGTATTGGTGGTCATGGTGGCGTTTGGGAGTGTCCGGATTTATTTCAATTACCCGTTTTAGGGACTGACGAATCCAAGTGGGTGCTTTTTGTAAGTATCAACCCAGGCGGTCCAAATGGAGGAAGTGCTACCCAATATTTTATAGGGGATTTTGATGGTACGACATTTAAAATGGATAAAGACTTTTCATTAGCACTCAATAAAGAGCACAATTACTGGATTGATTTTGGCAGAGATAATTATGCTGGTGTGTCATGGTACAATGCTAGAACAAAAGATGGAAGTGTCCTTATGTTAGGATGGATGTCCAATTGGGACTATGCCCAAAAAGTTCCAACCGAAGCTTGGAGAAGTTCAATGACTATCGCTAGAAAAGTACAGCTACAAAAAAACGAAAATGGGTATCGATTATTAATTAATCCCGTAAAGGAACTTACTGGTTATAGAAGTACAAAATATAAAAAGGAAAATATAGCAATTAAGGAAGATACAAAAATTATAGATTCTGATGCTATTGATTTAGCTAGCGCTGAAGTAAACTTTAATATTTCAGATTTAAAAGATAAAGGCTTCACTTTTAAACTTACCAATAAACAAGGCGACACTTTGGCCTTTGGGTATAATAGCAGCGATAAAAACTTTTTTGTAGACAGAAGGAAATCCGGTAAAACAGCCTTTTCAGAAAAGTTTGCCAGTCATGTTTCCAAGGCTAAAAGAACATCGCTAAATCCAGATTTGACAGGTACCATTATTCTCGATAAAACATCCATAGAACTGTTTTTTGATAATGGCGAAACCGTTATGACAGAAATATTTTTTCCGAATGCACCATTCGATAAACTAAGTATTGAACCTAAAGACCAAGAACTTGTTCTTGGCAACATTGAAATCCACAAACTAAATTTTAACTAAATTAATTTATTATGAAATTAAAACAACTTTTATTTCTGCCCGTATTTGCTTTTATAAGCGTTTGGGCACAAGCACAGGTAAGAGGTACGGTTACCTCCCAGGAAGATGGGATGCCTTTACCCGGTGTATCTGTAATTGTATCGGGCACAACCCAGGGTACCGCAACAGATTTTGACGGTAACTATGTACTGGAAAATGTTGATAAAAACGCCACATTGGTTTTTAGCTACATAGGTTTCAAAACCCAACAAACACAAATTAATGGACGTTCAGTATTAGATGTCGTTCTGGTAGTAGATGCCGCTGCACTTGATGAGATTGTAGTTACTGGATATTCCAGAGAAAGAAAAGTGGACGTAACTGGAGCGATTACGGTTGTAGAATTAGGGCCTACAGAAGGGACTAGTTTAAGCTCTGGTAGTGCGGTTCAAGGATTACAAGGGCGTGTACCAGGGCTATTTATAGAGAAAAATGGTGACCCAACAGGAACAACTAATAACGTTTTAATTCGTGGGGCAACTACTTTAGGTAATAATGCTCCTTTATATGTTATAGATGGTGTGCCAACGGTTAGACAAGAGATCCTCGCAAGTATGAACCCTAGTACCATAGAATCTGTTCAAGTACTAAAAGATGCTTCTGCTTCTTCGCTTTATGGAGCACGTGCGGGTAATGGTGTTATTATTGTTACAACAAAAAATAGTGCGAAGGCTGCTGGTGGTGAAAAGCTTAATGTCAGCATAAACTCTAATATTTCAGTGCTTTCTGAAAAAAAACAACGCTATGACATGCTAAATGCTCAACAAAGAGGTGAAGCATTATGGCAAGCTTCAGTTAACGATGGAGCGGATCCTAATGCAGGTTATGGAGAGATTTATAATTTTGATTGGAATGGGGATTTTAATAACCCAGTTTTGAATAGTGTAACTGTTCAGCCTTTTGTTGGTGGCGATACCAATGTGCCAGCAGGAGACACCGATTGGCAAGATGAACTTTATGAAACGGGGTATGTTTATAATAATGAAATCTCAGTTTCTGGTGGTACAGATAATTCATTTCACTTATTAAATATCGGGCATTTAAGAAATACAGGTATTTTAAAATTCACAGGATATGAAAGGGTTACAGCAAAGTTAAATTCTAATTTTAATTTGTTCGATAATAAATTGCGTATAGGTATTAATACACAATTTTCAACTTCCGATGAAACGTTAGCATCTCGAGATGTTGGTAGTGCGCCTACCCCAGGACTAGGCATTACTTTGGCACCTACTATACCAGTGTATGATGCCAATGGAGATTATGCAGGGCCATTAGGAGCTGGTTATTCTGATAGAAATAATCCAGTTTTGATGCAGGATTTAAATAAGTGGGATAATACGGATAGAACAAACATCTTTGGCAATATTTATGCAGAATTTGACATACTGAAAAACTTAACGTTTAGAACAAGTTTAGGTCTTGATTTCGGCGATTACAAAAAAAGAGATATTGAGCGTAGAGTTAGCAATGGGTTTATTACACGAGGGGATAATAGACTTATAGAGAACACTAATAAATTTACAAGTGTTGTATTTACTAATACATTGAATTATCAATTAGAACTTGGTGAAAACCATAAAATAGGCGTGTTATTAGGTGCAGAATCAATAAAAGATGATTTTGCAAGTGTTAATGCTTCGGCAAATACTTTTGCAGTTGAAACAGAATCTTTTTTCCAATTAAATGCTGCAACAGGGGCACGTACAAATAGTGGGTCATCCACCGGAAGTAGATTGTTATCACAGTTTGGTAAAATAAACTATGCATTTCAAGACAGGTATTTAGCATCTTTTACACTGCGCAGGGATGGATCTTCAAGATTTGGAGCGGATAACAGATATGGTATTTTCCCAGCGGCTACAGTTGGTTGGAGACTTAGTAATGAAGAGTTTTGGAAAGATAATGATATTGTAAACTCATTGAAATTAAGAGCAGGTTATGGAGAAGTAGGTAACCAATCAATTGGTGATGTAGCGCGTTTTGGTTTATTTGAATCTAGATATGGGCCTAACCAAAATCAATTTGTGCCAGACTTTTTTAATATCTATTATAATGTAGGAACTGCTTATGACTTGTCTGGGATCAATACAGGTAACTTACCTTCTGGTTTTGTCTCTATACAGGCAGCAAATCCAGCATTAAAATGGGAAACCACAAAAGAATTGAATCTTGGTGTTGATTTTACTTTATTCAACAATAATGTGGTAGGATCTTTTGATTATTTTACAAGGGAAACAAGCGATATCTTAACAACACCACCAATTGCATCCGTAGTTGGAGAAGGACAACAAAGAGTATTAAATGGAGCTACAACGGAAACTAATGGATGGGAATTATCTTTAGGGTATTCCAAAACGTTTAATAATGGTCTTTCCATGACGGTATCTACTAATTTCGGTGCTTTTAAAGACAAAATTACTCAATTGCCAGAGGAGGTAGTATCATCTTACCCTGGTACTGTAGATAATTCTATTATTGGTCATTCCCAATTCTCTATTTTTGGTTATAAAACAGCTGGGTTATTTCAAAGTCAAGCAGATATCGATGCAAGTCCGACACAACTTGCTGCTAGACCAGGAGGGTTAAAATTCCAAGATTTAGATGGCAATGGAAGTATTGGTGCAGAAGACAGAGATTTTTTAGGTACAACTTTACCAGACTTAGAGTATGGTATTCGTATCGATTTAAACTACAAGAACTTTGATCTTTCTATATTTGGGTCAGGTGTAGCTGGAAGAATAGGGCAAGATCCATACATATTCTGGAATAATTTTGTGCAAGGTAGAGAAAATGCGGGTCTTGGAGTATTAGATGCATGGACCCCTAATAACACTGGGTCTTCAATTCCATCTTTGTCGTTAGCGTTTAATGATTTAAGAACTTCCGACTATTTATTCAGAAAAAATTCTTATTTCAAAATTAGAAACTTACAATTAGGTTATTCGTTCCCAGAAGAAATGATAAGCAAATGGGCTGGAATGACAGGATTGAGGCTTTATTTTCAAGGTGAAAACTTATTCTGGTTTACACCAAAAGATTATATAGGTGCAGACCCAGAACGAACAAATGTAGATAACATTCCGGTTCCAACAACACTTTCACTTGGGCTAAACATAAACTTTTAAAAATTGAATAACATGAAAAACATAAAAACATTTTTATTTGGAATTATGGCGGCGTTTGTTGTTGTAAGTTGTTCCAAAGATTTTTTAGAATACGAACCAGAAGGGGTATTATCTAATGAAAACGTAGCAACTTCAGAAAATGCTGAAGCTTTAGTAGTCGCTGCGTATGCTGGCATAGCTAACGACGAAATGGTAGGGCCGCTAACTCATATGTGGGTATATGGTAGTGTGAGATCTGATGATGCTTATAAAGGCGGTGGTGGCCGTGGAGACGTTGATATTATTGATCGCTACGAACAATACAACTTAACTATTGCGGACGACCCATCAGACTGGATGGGACCAAGAACTTGGACAAATTATTACAAAGCCATATCTAGAGCTAATTTTGCATTATCAGTAATCAATGATATTCCTGACGCAGAATATGCAAACAAAACTTTAAGACAAGCTGAATTACGTTTTTTAAGAGCACATTCTCATTTTATGCTTAAATTATTGTTCAAAAAAATACCTTATATCACTGAAGGTTTGTCACAAGAAGAACTTTTACAAATTTCGAATGATGTTGATAATGATGCTTTATGGAATACCATTGCTGATGATTTCTTATTTGCATATAACAATTTACCACAAGCTCAAGAACAAGTTGGTAGAGCCGATAAAAATGCGGCAGCAGCTTATTTAGCTAAGTTGCGTTTGTATCAAGCTTATGAGCAAAACGATACGCATCAGGTAACCAATATCAATGCAACAAGATTACAAGAAGTGATTGATTATGCCGATGATGTTACAGGAGCTTTGGAAGCAGACTATGGAAACAACTTTTTAGACGGATTTGATAACGGTTCAGAATCTATTTGGGCAGCTCAATTTTCAATAAACGACGGAACTGTAGTGAGTAGGGTAAGTTTTGTTACAGGATTAAATTCGCCTCACGGAACAGGGCTTTATGGCTGCTGTGGTTTCCACTTAGCGAGTCATAATATGGTCAATGCATTTAAAACCGATGTGGTTACTGGACTCCCTTTGTTAGATACGTTTAATAATAGTAATATTTTTAATGTTGTTGATGGCAATGGGGAAACGCCATTGGCATCAGGCATTACTTTAGATCCGAGAATTGACCATACGGTTGGTATTCCCGGTCGTCCGTTTAAATACCGCAATACAGTTAAAACTGATGGTGACATGATTTACAATTTTAGTTGGGCAAGAGATCCAGGAGTGTATGGCTATTTTGGAAACATGAAAGAGCAACAAGCGCCAGATTGTTCATGTTACGTAAAAGAAGGACCCTTTGTAGGTACTTCTAAAAATGTTGATTTTATACGTTATGCCGATGTGTTATTGTTTAAAGCTGAAGCGTTAATTCAATTAAATCAAGTTGATGAAGGTGTCGCAATTATTAATCAAATTAGAACACGTGCAGCAGCAAGTACTCAAAGACAAATTGACGCTGGAGCTTCAGATGTTTATAATGTTGGCATGTACCCCATGGGAATGTCTAAGGCAGATGCGTTTAAAGCGTTAATGTTTGAAAGAAGATTAGAGTTTGGTATGGAAGGACCAAGATTCTTTGATTTGGTAAGATGGGGCATGGCAGAACCTGTACT
This genomic window from Mariniflexile sp. TRM1-10 contains:
- a CDS encoding sugar porter family MFS transporter, with product MNRKILIWSITAALAGFLFGFDTVVISGAEKKLQLLWGSSDMFHGVVVIGMALWGTVVGAFFGGIPTNRIGRKNTLIWIGVLYTISAVGSAFANDPWTFAFFRFIGGLGVGASTIAAPAYISEIAPAKDRGKLVGLYQFNIVFGILIAFLSNYLLNDIGENAWRWMVGVEAFPAAAYTVFALTIPKSPRWLLTKFRNSEAKGVLQIINPNEDPEKLMLEIKDEMDNMVPNENIFLKKYRFPLILAFLMAFFNQLSGINALLYYAPRILTEAGLAESSALLSSIGVGVTNMLFTLLGIFLIDRLGRKQLMYICSFGYIISLSLVSAAFFFNWEGSFMPIFLFMFIAAHAIGQGTVIWVFISEIFPNHLRGYGQSFGSSVHWVLAAVVPSLVPVLFSTIGAGMVFLFFTIMMAFQLLFVIFMMPETKGISLEELSKKLVK
- a CDS encoding glycoside hydrolase family 32 protein encodes the protein MKTLRKTNPILMLMVLFLLTGCKDKVQNNQNTDSTVNVSYSYTEEELYRPNFHFTPKKAWMNDPNGMFYYNGYYHLYFQYHPESNVWGPMHWGHAISTDMITWKEQPIAIYPDELGTIFSGSAVVDITNSSGFGEVSNAVPIVAIYTNSKKLEGGDNWKQTQSIAYSNDEGKTFTKYENNPVIDNDKLKDFRDPKVTWDEKRNKWVMVLAAGDRIMFYDSKDLKKWNLLSDFGQGIGGHGGVWECPDLFQLPVLGTDESKWVLFVSINPGGPNGGSATQYFIGDFDGTTFKMDKDFSLALNKEHNYWIDFGRDNYAGVSWYNARTKDGSVLMLGWMSNWDYAQKVPTEAWRSSMTIARKVQLQKNENGYRLLINPVKELTGYRSTKYKKENIAIKEDTKIIDSDAIDLASAEVNFNISDLKDKGFTFKLTNKQGDTLAFGYNSSDKNFFVDRRKSGKTAFSEKFASHVSKAKRTSLNPDLTGTIILDKTSIELFFDNGETVMTEIFFPNAPFDKLSIEPKDQELVLGNIEIHKLNFN
- a CDS encoding SusC/RagA family TonB-linked outer membrane protein, giving the protein MKLKQLLFLPVFAFISVWAQAQVRGTVTSQEDGMPLPGVSVIVSGTTQGTATDFDGNYVLENVDKNATLVFSYIGFKTQQTQINGRSVLDVVLVVDAAALDEIVVTGYSRERKVDVTGAITVVELGPTEGTSLSSGSAVQGLQGRVPGLFIEKNGDPTGTTNNVLIRGATTLGNNAPLYVIDGVPTVRQEILASMNPSTIESVQVLKDASASSLYGARAGNGVIIVTTKNSAKAAGGEKLNVSINSNISVLSEKKQRYDMLNAQQRGEALWQASVNDGADPNAGYGEIYNFDWNGDFNNPVLNSVTVQPFVGGDTNVPAGDTDWQDELYETGYVYNNEISVSGGTDNSFHLLNIGHLRNTGILKFTGYERVTAKLNSNFNLFDNKLRIGINTQFSTSDETLASRDVGSAPTPGLGITLAPTIPVYDANGDYAGPLGAGYSDRNNPVLMQDLNKWDNTDRTNIFGNIYAEFDILKNLTFRTSLGLDFGDYKKRDIERRVSNGFITRGDNRLIENTNKFTSVVFTNTLNYQLELGENHKIGVLLGAESIKDDFASVNASANTFAVETESFFQLNAATGARTNSGSSTGSRLLSQFGKINYAFQDRYLASFTLRRDGSSRFGADNRYGIFPAATVGWRLSNEEFWKDNDIVNSLKLRAGYGEVGNQSIGDVARFGLFESRYGPNQNQFVPDFFNIYYNVGTAYDLSGINTGNLPSGFVSIQAANPALKWETTKELNLGVDFTLFNNNVVGSFDYFTRETSDILTTPPIASVVGEGQQRVLNGATTETNGWELSLGYSKTFNNGLSMTVSTNFGAFKDKITQLPEEVVSSYPGTVDNSIIGHSQFSIFGYKTAGLFQSQADIDASPTQLAARPGGLKFQDLDGNGSIGAEDRDFLGTTLPDLEYGIRIDLNYKNFDLSIFGSGVAGRIGQDPYIFWNNFVQGRENAGLGVLDAWTPNNTGSSIPSLSLAFNDLRTSDYLFRKNSYFKIRNLQLGYSFPEEMISKWAGMTGLRLYFQGENLFWFTPKDYIGADPERTNVDNIPVPTTLSLGLNINF
- a CDS encoding RagB/SusD family nutrient uptake outer membrane protein, translated to MKNIKTFLFGIMAAFVVVSCSKDFLEYEPEGVLSNENVATSENAEALVVAAYAGIANDEMVGPLTHMWVYGSVRSDDAYKGGGGRGDVDIIDRYEQYNLTIADDPSDWMGPRTWTNYYKAISRANFALSVINDIPDAEYANKTLRQAELRFLRAHSHFMLKLLFKKIPYITEGLSQEELLQISNDVDNDALWNTIADDFLFAYNNLPQAQEQVGRADKNAAAAYLAKLRLYQAYEQNDTHQVTNINATRLQEVIDYADDVTGALEADYGNNFLDGFDNGSESIWAAQFSINDGTVVSRVSFVTGLNSPHGTGLYGCCGFHLASHNMVNAFKTDVVTGLPLLDTFNNSNIFNVVDGNGETPLASGITLDPRIDHTVGIPGRPFKYRNTVKTDGDMIYNFSWARDPGVYGYFGNMKEQQAPDCSCYVKEGPFVGTSKNVDFIRYADVLLFKAEALIQLNQVDEGVAIINQIRTRAAASTQRQIDAGASDVYNVGMYPMGMSKADAFKALMFERRLEFGMEGPRFFDLVRWGMAEPVLNAYLAVEKTRKDFLANAQFTAGRDEYYPIPQREIDFTGGLYKQNPGY